The Setaria italica strain Yugu1 chromosome IX, Setaria_italica_v2.0, whole genome shotgun sequence genome has a window encoding:
- the LOC101760965 gene encoding K(+) efflux antiporter 5 isoform X5 has translation MFGGQDETSDDLETVIDKEDNVFVMSNRKTKYPTLQLDLRLIKDLVVIIVSATGGGIIFSCMGQPVIVGYLLAGSLVGPGGLNFISEMVQVETFAQFGVVFLLFALGLEFSLTKLKVVGPVAVLGGLLQIALFMFLCGLTAALCGAKSSEGVFVGAFLSMSSTAVVSKFLVEKGSTNTLHGQVTIGTLILQDCAVGLLFALLPVLGGASGIFGGVMSMAKLLLVLSIFIAVTYMMTWSIVPRFLKLMIQLSSQTNELYQLASVAFCLLLAWCSDYFGLSLELGSFLAGVMISTTDFAHHTLEQVEAIRNLFAALFLASIGMLIHVKFLWNHVDILLAAVILVIIVKSIVVTVVVKAFGYSIRTAFVVGLSLAQIGEFAFVLLSRASHLHLVGVDYSPSISCVSNILSYLEQTPDCHTCMMKTYNLIIIILQGKMYLLLLGTTALSLVTTPLIFKLIPVVMHLGILMRWFPTENSVQNELPLQEKAVMLEAHNRSL, from the exons ATGTTCGGAGGTCAGGACGAGACATCTGATGACTTGGAAACTGTGATAGATAAAGAG GATAATGTTTTTGTGATGTCAAATCGTAAAACAAAGTATCCAACACTTCAATTAGATTTAAG GTTGATTAAAGATCTGGTGGTTATAATCGTTTCGGCTACCGGTGGCGGTATCATATTCTCTTGTATGGGGCAGCCG GTTATTGTTGGCTACCTACTTGCTGGTTCTCTAGTTGGTCCTGGTGGTTTGAACTTTATCAGTGAAATGGTGCAG GTGGAAACTTTTGCTCAGTTTGGTGTAGTGTTTCTTCTTTTCGCTCTTGGTCTCGAGTTTTCACTGACTAAG TTGAAAGTGGTTGGTCCTGTTGCTGTACTTGGTGGTCTGCTTCAGATTGCGTTGTTCATGTTCTTGTGTGGCCTCACTGCGGCG TTGTGTGGTGCTAAGTCATCTGAAGGAGTGTTTGTTGGAGCCTTCTTGTCCATGTCATCTACTGCAGTG GTTTCCAAGTTTTTAGTGGAAAAAGGCAGCACAAACACACTTCATGGTCAAGTGACAATTGGAACACTTATACTTCAG GATTGTGCAGTTGGCCTACTGTTTGCTCTCCTTCCTGTTCTTGGAGGTGCTAGTGGCATTTTTGGAGGAGTGATGTCAATGGCAAAACT GTTGCTTGTGCTGTCCATATTTATAGCTGTTACATATATGATGACATGGTCAATTGTTCCTCGATTCTTAAAACTGATGATTCAGTTATCTTCACAG ACAAATGAACTCTACCAGTTGGCCTCCGTTGCTTTCTGCTTGCTGCTAGCCTGG TGCAGTGATTATTTCGGATTGAGTCTTGAACTGGGGTCATTTCTTGCTGGCGTTATGATATCCACCACAGATTTTGCTCATCATACTTTGGAACAG GTGGAAGCCATTCGCAATTTGTTTGCAGCACTCTTCCTTGCAAGCATTGGAATGCTCATACATGTTAAGTTCTTGTGGAATCATGTTGACATATTACTTGCAGCTGTTATACTGGTTATAATAGTAAAGAGTATAGTCGTAACTGTTGTCGTAAAGGCATTTGGATACAGCATCAGAACAGCTTTCGTT GTTGGGCTATCCTTAGCTCAGATAGGAGAGTTTGCTTTTGTGCTTTTGAGCCGTGCCTCACATCTTCATCTTGTTGGGGTGGATTACTCTCCTTCCATTTCATGTGTTTCAAACATACTTTCATATTTAGAACAAACTCCAGATTGTCACACATGTATGATGAAAACTTATAaccttattattattattttgcagGGGAAAATGTATCTGCTATTACTGGGAACAACTGCCCTTAGCTTG GTAACAACTCCTCTCATTTTCAAACTAATTCCTGTGGTAATGCACCTTGGCATCCTTATGCGTTGGTTCCCCACGGAAAATAGTGTGCAAAATGAG CTTCCTTTACAGGAGAAAGCCGTTATGCTTGAAGCCCACAACCGATCGCTCTAA
- the LOC101761619 gene encoding uncharacterized protein LOC101761619: protein MDGELELPEFNPRERVKQQISVPFLWEVKPGAPKRDWVISKPVASESACPSPTPTKLVVSVPFQWEEKPGKPIQEASPFHVLPDHGGFVASSRSLNPFAVESEEEYSLGFDLEAFGFPDNNDASGAAAAAWVDGSSGRRDAWFSFSESEDYSHSSGDTSAQDQEFQFPRAPSEKSWEVANDEDQLSNPWSPPRSAVTTLEELMVLSRRLRCGQGLPVDVGKKSLSSVELIKKVLIVCS, encoded by the exons ATGGATGGAGAGCTTGAACTGCCTGAATTCAACCCTCGGGAACGGGTGAAGCAGCAGATTTCAGTCCCATTTCTCTGGGAGGTGAAACCTGGCGCGCCCAAAAGGGACTGGGTCATTTCCAAGCCAGTGGCATCAGAGTCTGCATGCCCATCCCCGACCCCGACAAAGCTTGTTGTGAGCGTGCCATTCCAGTGGGAAGAAAAGCCTGGGAAGCCTATACAAGAAGCATCTCCCTTCCACGTGCTGCCTGATCATGGTGGCTTTGTAGCATCTTCCCGCTCACTGAACCCTTTTGCGGTCGAGAGCGAGGAGGAATACTCGCTTGGTTTTGATCTGGAAGCATTTGGTTTTCCAGACAACAACGACGCTTCtggtgctgcagcagcagcatgggTTGATGGCTCCTCCGGCCGTCGTGACGCTTGGTTCTCGTTTTCAGAGTCAGAAGATTACAGCCACTCCAGTGGTGATACTTCAGCCCAGGACCAGGAGTTTCAGTTTCCCCGGGCACCTTCGGAGAAGAGCTGGGAGGTGGCCAACGACGAGGATCAGCTGAGCAATCCGTGGAGCCCTCCGAGGAGCGCGGTGACGACGCTGGAGGAGCTTATGGTGCTCAGCCGGAGACTGAGGTGCGGACAAGGATTGCCAGTTGATGTCGGGAAGAAGAGCCTCTCCTCCGTG gagctcatcaagaaggtttTAATCGTGTGTTCTTAG
- the LOC101762451 gene encoding myosin-11 isoform X2, with the protein MAPDPTSELVVTPKAAAKDAASCCKSTPPKVSSVSPDEMRAVARKFADQPIQETEPGVWAVLTAISKKARLRPQGINILLSGEEHYLGRGVEDRFQISDPQISTRHCRIYKDTVLGELNRHEPVPVFIKDTSSNGTYINWKRLKKSSSPVKLNHGDVISFISVHKDSSYSFVYREVNAISCVENGATILKRKSEEGGSGSKRLKGLGIGSLDGPVSLDDVRRLEKSNADLREQLEAHVVTIETLRTEIKVAQAQHGKELEELRETTSTSYLDQTKSLRLALEEKQKQLDSLSTSNTELQNSIKDLDERLSASKQSRADAGEIISSQKAIICELEGQLSEERNLRREERDKAVQDMKSALHKVQAEAQEEIKRQAESYLRQQREQKEVIGKLQESEKETRLLVETLRSKLEDARDNLVTSEKKVRELEARLQDEQLVSANNQKKSDNLETELRKLKKELENEKAAREEAWAKVSALELEIAATIRDLSIEKQRYQGARERIILRETQLRAFYSTTEEISSLFAKQQEQLKAMQRTLEDEENYENTLMSVDLNKVPLATDDAHMKSVGCSKNTVEAPSASTQNTQVSEHSSSDEDANMTEQHAGGTAEGGSTQGLECSSPERSEDRLRSDFHGNPVPTAPEREVTDTEQVPETESQAGNVGCDDQRCDNMGETMPLEDEAQPQENEEAKDGDQPHANEDPVPIPKDGIGHCSEDKLEYDCSESKREDAHAGAIGTADLLTSEVAGSWAVETAPSVNGENESPRSVEDAGDAVGQDEEDGGSMAADALLTLVNSEGQAAGSQNNAEHAVSKITDHHRVLSAMIEIVDPEFKKQMSRSGGGNDEPMSDAETDEGSEEVDTDDDSEEPMVEDSVG; encoded by the exons aTGGCGCCGGACCCGACCAGCGAGCTCGTGGTCACGCCCAAGGCGGCGGCCAAGGACGCGGCCTCCTGCTGCAAGTCCACGCCGCCCAAGGTCTCCTCCGTCTCCCCCGACGAGATGCGCGCGGTGGCGCGCAAGTTCGCCGACCAGCCTATCCAGGAGACCGAGCCGGGCGTCTGGGCCGTCCTCACCGCCATCTCCAAGAAggcccgcctccggccccag GGAATTAACATTCTTTTGAGTGGTGAGGAGCACTACCTAGGACGTGGCGTTGAGGACCGCTTCCAGATTTCTGATCCACAAATAAGTACAAGGCATTGCCGGATATACAAGGACACTGTGTTGGGGGAGCTGAACCGCCATGAGCCTGTCCCTGTTTTCATCAAGGACACAAG CTCGAATGGCACTTACATCAACTGGAAAAGGCTCAAGAAAAGTTCATCCCCAGTCAAGCTTAATCATGGTGACGTTATATCATTTATATCAGTTCACAAAG ATTCTTCGTATTCATTTGTCTACCGTGAAGTTAATGCAATCAGTTGCGTAGAGAATGGGGCTACCATTCTCAAAAGGAAGTCAG AGGAGGGTGGTTCTGGAAGCAAGAGGCTAAAGGGTCTTGGTATTGGTTCTCTTGATGGTCCTGTTTCACTCGATGATGTCCGGAGACTAGAAAAATCTAATGCC GATCTCAGGGAACAACTTGAAGCACATGTTGTGACAATCGAGACTTTGAGAACTGAAATAAAAGTGGCCCAAGCGCAGCATGGAAAG GAACTTGAGGAGCTGAGAGAAACTACATCAACTTCTTATCTTGATCAAACTAAATCTCTCCGGTTAGCACTTGAGGAGAAACAAAAGCAACTTGATTCACTCAGTACATCAAATACAGAGTTACAGAATTCCATTAAAGACCTGGATGAAAGGCTTAGTGCATCTAAGCAATCACGTGCCGATGCTGGTGAGATAATTTCGAG CCAGAAAGCAATTATATGTGAGCTTGAGGGACAGCTAAGTGAGGAGCGTAACTTAAGAAGAGAGGAGCGTGATAAGGCTGTGCAGGACATGAAATCTGCATTGCATAAAGTGCAAGCTGAGGCTCAAGAAGAAATTAAAAGACAGGCGGAGTCTTACCTTAGACAACAAAGGGAACAAAAAGAAGTTATTGGCAAACTTCAG GAATCAGAAAAAGAAACCCGTTTGCTGGTGGAAACATTGAGGTCCAAGCTG GAAGATGCTCGAGATAATCTTGTAACATCCGAGAAAAAAGTAAGAGAGCTGGAAGCTCGACTTCAAGATGAGCAGCTAGTATCGGCTAACAATCAAAAG AAATCAGATAATCTGGAAACTGAACTGAGGAAACTGAAGAAAGAACTTGAAAATGAGAAG GCTGCTCGGGAAGAAGCATGGGCGAAGGTTTCAGCTCTTGAGCTTGAAATAGCTGCAACAATTAGAGATCTATCAATTGAGAAACAGAGGTATCAAGGAGCTAGAGAACGAATTATTTTACG AGAGACTCAGCTGCGTGCTTTCTATTCAACTACAGAAGAAATCTCTTCTCTGTTTGCAAAACAGCAGGAGCAGCTGAAAGCTATGCAGAGAACTTTGGAGGATGAAGAGAACTATGAGAATACCTTAATGAGTGTTGATCTCAATAAAGTTCCATTGGCCACTGATGATGCCCATATGAAATCAGTAGGGTGCTCAAAAAATACAGTGGAAGCTCCAAGTGCGTCAACACAGAATACCCAAGTAAGTGAACATAGTTCTAGTGATGAAGATGCCAACATGACTGAGCAGCATGCTGGTGGTACTGCTGAAGGTGGCAGCACTCAAGGTCTAGAGTGCTCTAGTCCAGAAAGGTCAGAGGATAGATTAAGGTCTGATTTTCACGGAAATCCTGTTCCTACAGCTCCTGAGAGGGAGGTAACAGATACTGAGCAAGTTCCTGAGACAGAAAGTCAAGCTGGTAATGTTGGTTGCGATGACCAAAGATGTGACAATATGGGAGAGACTATGCCGCTTGAAGATGAAGCGCAGCCTCAAGAAAATGAGGAAGCTAAAGATGGGGACCAGCCACATGCAAATGAGGATCCTGTTCCAATCCCCAAAGATGGCATTGGCCACTGTTCTGAAGATAAACTTGAGTATGATTGCTCCGAGAGCAAACGGGAGGATGCTCATGCTGGAGCTATTGGAACAGCTGATCTGTTGACCTCAGAAGTTGCTGGAAGCTGGGCAGTGGAAACAGCTCCATCTGTCAATGGTGAAAACGAATCGCCTAGGAGCGTGGAAGATGCTGGTGATGCCGTGGGgcaggatgaggaagatggtgGTAGCATGGCGGCGGATGCTTTGCTAACTCTGGTGAACTCGGAGGGCCAAGCGGCTGGGAGTCAGAATAATGCTGAACATGCCGTTTCCAAAATAACTGACCACCATCGTGTCCTTAGTGCCATGATTGAAATTGTTGATCCTGAATTCAAAAAACAAATGTCTAGAAGTGGCGGTGGAAATGATGAACCAATGTCTGATGCCGAGACGGATGAAGGCAGCGAGGAAGTTGATACAGATGATGACAGCGAGGAGCCTATGGTTGAGGATTCTGTTGGGTAG
- the LOC101762031 gene encoding probable LRR receptor-like serine/threonine-protein kinase At1g12460 codes for MTRSSRAAAAAAPVLLAVLLLLLPPHWAGAATDVERRVLLDFKAAITADPRGVLETWTPSGNPCDFVGVTCGGASGPVQRLRIHGAGLAGALSPSLARLPALESISLFGNALTGGVPPSFRALAPTLRKLNLSRNALGGEIPPFLGTFPLLRLLDLSYNAFAGGIPPALFDPCLRLRYVSLAHNDLTGPVPPGIANCPRLAGFDFSYNRLSGEFPDRVCAPPEMNYISVRSNSLYGDLAGKVASCSSIDLFDVGSNRFSGAAPFALLGTVNITYFNVSSNDFDGEIPSITTCGSKFSYLDASGNRLTGPVPESVVNCRNLRVLDLGANALAGVVPPVIGTLRSLSVLRLAGNADISGSIPAELGGIEMLVTLDLAGLNLTGEVPGSLSQCKFLLELNLSGNKLQGAIPGTLDNLTYLKMLDLHRNQLDGGIPVTLGQLTNLVLLDLSENRLTGPIPQELGNLSNLSHFNVSFNNLSGMIPFVPVLQKFDFTAFMNNSLLCGPPLNNLCGGQDQGHRKRLGVPIIIAIVAAALILIGICIVCALNIKAYTRKTRDMEDSKEEEEVLVSESDPIASPGSNAIIGKLVLFSKSLPSRYEDWETGTKALLDKDCLIGGGSIGTVYKATFENGLSIAVKKLETLGRVRGQDEFEHEMSQLGNLSHPNLVAFQGYYWSSTMQLLLSEFMANGSLYDHLHGNRPYAFSESSSRGGGGELFWERRFNIALGAARALSYLHHDCRPQILHLNIKSSNIMLDGKYEAKLADYGLGKLLPILGSIELSRIHTAIGYIAPELASPSLRYSDKSDVFSFGVVLLEIVTGRKPVDSPGVATAVVLRDYVREILEDGTTSDCFDRSLRGFVEAEFVQVLKLGLVCTSNTPSSRPSMAEVVQYLESIRTSS; via the exons ATGACGcgctcctcccgcgccgcggcggcggcggcgccggttcTCCTggccgtcctcctcctgctgctgccgccgcattgggccggcgccgccacggACGTCGAGCGGCGGGTACTGCTGGACTTCAAGGCCGCCATCACCGCCGACCCGCGCGGGGTGCTCGAGACGTGGACGCCGTCGGGGAACCCCTGCGACTTCGTGGGGGTCACCTGCGGCGGGGCCTCCGGCCCCGTGCAGCGGCTGCGCATCCACGGCGCGGGCCTCGCGGGCGCGCTCTCCCCCTCCCTCGCGCGCCTCCCCGCGCTCGAGTCCATCTCGCTCTTCGGCAACGCCCTCACCGGCGGCGTCCCGCCCAGCTTCCGCGCGCTCGCGCCCACGCTCCGCAAGCTCAACCTCAGCCGGAACGCGCTGGGCGGCGAGATCCCGCCGTTCCTCGGCACCTTCCCcttgctccgcctcctcgacctCTCCTACAACGCCTTCGCCGGCGGGATCCCACCCGCACTCTTCGACCcatgcctccgcctccgctacGTCTCCCTCGCGCACAACGACCTCACCGGCCCCGTCCCGCCGGGCATTGCCAACTGCCCGCGCCTCGCCGGGTTCGACTTCTCCTACAACCGCCTCTCCGGCGAGTTCCCGGACCGAGTCTGCGCGCCGCCGGAGATGAACTACATCTCCGTCCGAAGCAACTCTCTCTACGGCGATTTAGCCGGCAAGGTCGCCTCCTGCAGCAGCATTGACCTCTTCGACGTCGGGAGCAACCGCTTCTCCGGAGCTGCGCCATTTGCCCTCCTCGGCACGGTAAACATCACCTACTTCAACGTCTCCTCCAACGACTTCGACGGCGAAATTCCCAGCATTACAACTTGCGGCAGCAAATTCTCTTACTTGGACGCGTCCGGCAACCGGCTCACGGGGCCGGTGCCCGAGAGCGTGGTCAATTGCCGCAACCTCAGGGTTTTGGATTTGGGGGCGAATGCTCTTGCTGGAGTCGTTCCACCTGTGATTGGGACATTGCGCTCACTCTCCGTGCTCCGGCTCGCGGGCAATGCCGACATCTCCGGTTCAATCCCAGCTGAGCTTGGTGGGATCGAGATGCTTGTCACACTCGACCTCGCAGGCCTTAATCTCACAGGAGAGGTTCCAGGGTCCCTCAGCCAGTGCAAATTCTTGCTTGAGCT GAATCTTTCTGGCAACAAACTTCAAGGAGCGATCCCAGGCACACTCGACAACTTAACTTACCTCAAGATGCTTGACCTCCACAGGAACCAGCTTGATGGGGGCATTCCCGTGACACTTGGGCAGCTCACAAACCTTGTTCTCCTAGACCTCTCTGAGAATCGACTGACTGGGCCAATCCCTCAAGAGCTTGGAAACCTCTCTAACCTTTCGCATTTTAATGTGTCCTTCAACAACCTGTCTGGCATGATCCCTTTCGTGCCGGTCTTGCAGAAGTTTGATTTCACTGCATTCATGAACAACTCGTTACTATGCGGCCCTCCATTGAACAATCTCTGCGGGGGGCAGGACCAGGGGCACCGGAAACGATTGGGGGTGCCTATCATAATTGCCATTGTTGCTGCAGCCCTCATACTTATCGGGATATGCATTGTTTGtgccttgaacatcaaggcttATACACGCAAGACTAGAGATATGGAGGACAgtaaggaagaggaagaggttctGGTTTCTGAGAGCGACCCAATTGCATCACCAGGCTCAAATGCAATCATCGGAAAGTTGGTGCTTTTCAGCAAGAGCTTGCCTTCAAGATATGAAGATTGGGAAACCGGAACTAAGGCACTCCTTGATAAAGATTGTCTCATTGGTGGTGGGTCAATCGGTACGGTGTACAAAGCCACTTTTGAAAACGGCCTATCCATTGCTGTGAAGAAATTGGAGACCCTGGGGAGGGTCAGAGGCCAGGATGAGTTTGAGCATGAGATGAGCCAGCTCGGTAACCTCAGCCACCCCAATTTGGTTGCTTTCCAGGGTTACTACTGGTCATCCACAATGCAGTTGCTTCTGTCCGAATTTATGGCCAACGGGAGCTTGTATGATCATCTCCATGGGAACCGCCCTTATGCTTTCTCcgagagcagcagcagaggtggtggaggtgagcTGTTTTGGGAAAGGAGGTTTAACATTGCACTTGGAGCGGCACGAGCACTTTCTTACCTTCACCATGACTGCCGGCCACAGATCCTGCATCTCAACATCAAGTCCTCCAACATTATGTTAGATGGGAAATATGAAGCTAAGCTGGCTGATTATGGATTGGGGAAGCTATTGCCAATTCTAGGAAGCATTGAGTTGAGTAGAATTCACACCGCCATTGGGTATATTGCACCGGAGCTAGCATCTCCGAGTTTGAGATATAGTGATAAGAGTGATGTATTTAGCTTTGGGGTGGTTTTACTTGAGATTGTGACAGGGAGGAAACCAGTAGACAGCCCTGGAGTGGCTACAGCAGTGGTTCTGCGTGATTATGTTAGGGAGATATTGGAGGATGGAACTACATCAGACTGCTTTGATCGAAGCCTGAGGGGATTTGTTGAAGCCGAATTTGTTCAGGTGCTCAAGTTGGGTTTAGTGTGCACTTCCAACACACCTTCAAGCCGACCTAGCATGGCAGAGGTGGTACAGTACTTGGAGTCCATTAGAACTAGTTCTTGA
- the LOC101762451 gene encoding reticulocyte binding protein 2 homolog b isoform X1, producing the protein MAPDPTSELVVTPKAAAKDAASCCKSTPPKVSSVSPDEMRAVARKFADQPIQETEPGVWAVLTAISKKARLRPQGINILLSGEEHYLGRGVEDRFQISDPQISTRHCRIYKDTVLGELNRHEPVPVFIKDTSSNGTYINWKRLKKSSSPVKLNHGDVISFISVHKDSSYSFVYREVNAISCVENGATILKRKSEEGGSGSKRLKGLGIGSLDGPVSLDDVRRLEKSNADLREQLEAHVVTIETLRTEIKVAQAQHGKELEELRETTSTSYLDQTKSLRLALEEKQKQLDSLSTSNTELQNSIKDLDERLSASKQSRADAGEIISSQKAIICELEGQLSEERNLRREERDKAVQDMKSALHKVQAEAQEEIKRQAESYLRQQREQKEVIGKLQESEKETRLLVETLRSKLEDARDNLVTSEKKVRELEARLQDEQLVSANNQKKSDNLETELRKLKKELENEKQAAREEAWAKVSALELEIAATIRDLSIEKQRYQGARERIILRETQLRAFYSTTEEISSLFAKQQEQLKAMQRTLEDEENYENTLMSVDLNKVPLATDDAHMKSVGCSKNTVEAPSASTQNTQVSEHSSSDEDANMTEQHAGGTAEGGSTQGLECSSPERSEDRLRSDFHGNPVPTAPEREVTDTEQVPETESQAGNVGCDDQRCDNMGETMPLEDEAQPQENEEAKDGDQPHANEDPVPIPKDGIGHCSEDKLEYDCSESKREDAHAGAIGTADLLTSEVAGSWAVETAPSVNGENESPRSVEDAGDAVGQDEEDGGSMAADALLTLVNSEGQAAGSQNNAEHAVSKITDHHRVLSAMIEIVDPEFKKQMSRSGGGNDEPMSDAETDEGSEEVDTDDDSEEPMVEDSVG; encoded by the exons aTGGCGCCGGACCCGACCAGCGAGCTCGTGGTCACGCCCAAGGCGGCGGCCAAGGACGCGGCCTCCTGCTGCAAGTCCACGCCGCCCAAGGTCTCCTCCGTCTCCCCCGACGAGATGCGCGCGGTGGCGCGCAAGTTCGCCGACCAGCCTATCCAGGAGACCGAGCCGGGCGTCTGGGCCGTCCTCACCGCCATCTCCAAGAAggcccgcctccggccccag GGAATTAACATTCTTTTGAGTGGTGAGGAGCACTACCTAGGACGTGGCGTTGAGGACCGCTTCCAGATTTCTGATCCACAAATAAGTACAAGGCATTGCCGGATATACAAGGACACTGTGTTGGGGGAGCTGAACCGCCATGAGCCTGTCCCTGTTTTCATCAAGGACACAAG CTCGAATGGCACTTACATCAACTGGAAAAGGCTCAAGAAAAGTTCATCCCCAGTCAAGCTTAATCATGGTGACGTTATATCATTTATATCAGTTCACAAAG ATTCTTCGTATTCATTTGTCTACCGTGAAGTTAATGCAATCAGTTGCGTAGAGAATGGGGCTACCATTCTCAAAAGGAAGTCAG AGGAGGGTGGTTCTGGAAGCAAGAGGCTAAAGGGTCTTGGTATTGGTTCTCTTGATGGTCCTGTTTCACTCGATGATGTCCGGAGACTAGAAAAATCTAATGCC GATCTCAGGGAACAACTTGAAGCACATGTTGTGACAATCGAGACTTTGAGAACTGAAATAAAAGTGGCCCAAGCGCAGCATGGAAAG GAACTTGAGGAGCTGAGAGAAACTACATCAACTTCTTATCTTGATCAAACTAAATCTCTCCGGTTAGCACTTGAGGAGAAACAAAAGCAACTTGATTCACTCAGTACATCAAATACAGAGTTACAGAATTCCATTAAAGACCTGGATGAAAGGCTTAGTGCATCTAAGCAATCACGTGCCGATGCTGGTGAGATAATTTCGAG CCAGAAAGCAATTATATGTGAGCTTGAGGGACAGCTAAGTGAGGAGCGTAACTTAAGAAGAGAGGAGCGTGATAAGGCTGTGCAGGACATGAAATCTGCATTGCATAAAGTGCAAGCTGAGGCTCAAGAAGAAATTAAAAGACAGGCGGAGTCTTACCTTAGACAACAAAGGGAACAAAAAGAAGTTATTGGCAAACTTCAG GAATCAGAAAAAGAAACCCGTTTGCTGGTGGAAACATTGAGGTCCAAGCTG GAAGATGCTCGAGATAATCTTGTAACATCCGAGAAAAAAGTAAGAGAGCTGGAAGCTCGACTTCAAGATGAGCAGCTAGTATCGGCTAACAATCAAAAG AAATCAGATAATCTGGAAACTGAACTGAGGAAACTGAAGAAAGAACTTGAAAATGAGAAG CAGGCTGCTCGGGAAGAAGCATGGGCGAAGGTTTCAGCTCTTGAGCTTGAAATAGCTGCAACAATTAGAGATCTATCAATTGAGAAACAGAGGTATCAAGGAGCTAGAGAACGAATTATTTTACG AGAGACTCAGCTGCGTGCTTTCTATTCAACTACAGAAGAAATCTCTTCTCTGTTTGCAAAACAGCAGGAGCAGCTGAAAGCTATGCAGAGAACTTTGGAGGATGAAGAGAACTATGAGAATACCTTAATGAGTGTTGATCTCAATAAAGTTCCATTGGCCACTGATGATGCCCATATGAAATCAGTAGGGTGCTCAAAAAATACAGTGGAAGCTCCAAGTGCGTCAACACAGAATACCCAAGTAAGTGAACATAGTTCTAGTGATGAAGATGCCAACATGACTGAGCAGCATGCTGGTGGTACTGCTGAAGGTGGCAGCACTCAAGGTCTAGAGTGCTCTAGTCCAGAAAGGTCAGAGGATAGATTAAGGTCTGATTTTCACGGAAATCCTGTTCCTACAGCTCCTGAGAGGGAGGTAACAGATACTGAGCAAGTTCCTGAGACAGAAAGTCAAGCTGGTAATGTTGGTTGCGATGACCAAAGATGTGACAATATGGGAGAGACTATGCCGCTTGAAGATGAAGCGCAGCCTCAAGAAAATGAGGAAGCTAAAGATGGGGACCAGCCACATGCAAATGAGGATCCTGTTCCAATCCCCAAAGATGGCATTGGCCACTGTTCTGAAGATAAACTTGAGTATGATTGCTCCGAGAGCAAACGGGAGGATGCTCATGCTGGAGCTATTGGAACAGCTGATCTGTTGACCTCAGAAGTTGCTGGAAGCTGGGCAGTGGAAACAGCTCCATCTGTCAATGGTGAAAACGAATCGCCTAGGAGCGTGGAAGATGCTGGTGATGCCGTGGGgcaggatgaggaagatggtgGTAGCATGGCGGCGGATGCTTTGCTAACTCTGGTGAACTCGGAGGGCCAAGCGGCTGGGAGTCAGAATAATGCTGAACATGCCGTTTCCAAAATAACTGACCACCATCGTGTCCTTAGTGCCATGATTGAAATTGTTGATCCTGAATTCAAAAAACAAATGTCTAGAAGTGGCGGTGGAAATGATGAACCAATGTCTGATGCCGAGACGGATGAAGGCAGCGAGGAAGTTGATACAGATGATGACAGCGAGGAGCCTATGGTTGAGGATTCTGTTGGGTAG